From Anticarsia gemmatalis isolate Benzon Research Colony breed Stoneville strain chromosome 16, ilAntGemm2 primary, whole genome shotgun sequence:
CCGGAgataattgtttcattttagtGATTTACAAGATAGTTTTAGCGATATTTAGGTATTCTGTTTTATATAGcccataattttgtttttttgttgtttctttcCTTTGGTTAGCTATCATTTTATTCAATTGCAGAATAAAgccactatttttaaatatatctcagtcagatttattttaaaacacatctTCAAATATTCTCACACCCGTGTGTAAAATTCCGTACAAATTGtcatgattaaaaaaaaaatacattgacaATTATTTACAGTGATAACAATTgatattacaaaacataaacacATACCTAAAACCACGCCTTCtcccatatgggtaggcagacGCCAAAGAACGCCACATAGACATCATACAATTTGTACCATGTTCAAAAAAACACCTATAAAAAATTCTTCGTTTTTCCATAAGTATTATAAGTATACAACACAGTACAGAGACTAAAACAGGTATTAATATGCCAATCTAAAGTACAAAGCGTTCAGTTGTTCTAGGAAGACGAAACAGAGGACAGTGTGAGGACCGATCTTCAAGTATGTGGGCAGTAGACCACTCCACAACGCCAGGATACCCTCGTTCCTGATCACATTATTTAACACTGCTAATTGACTTGTTCCTTTAGCTGCGTTTTGGACTCTGAAAAATTGAATCACGGTATTATACACAAGCGGATTCAATTTtcggttaaaaaaaatctgatgaCATACTTGGCTACTCCAATCGTTATGACTATTATAGTCGGGTCGAGCCCCTAGAATTTTAGGACTCAAGTGAATGTGGACCGCAAATTGATAGAAATCGAAACAGAAACACATTATAGACAtacttaaattacaaatttatgGACTACAATGAGATTAAGCAGGATTTTGATTTGTAGAGAAAGTAAATCTTGACCTCTTCCTAGTGCGGAAACTACCAAATGCCTGCCTCCGCGGCAGtgatttaggtcgccacgccgctaccattgcgtgggttcgattccaacacggaacaattataattatttgtgcgatccacaaatcattgtttcgggtctggttgtgctttgtttctgttgtttgtaaaagtgcctgcgacacaagagcaattcttagtgcaggagttgtctttttttaaaagaaaaaaaataaaataactgagtgatgtaagtataataatttataagttgCATTGACTTGTTACCTTGTTTTGACGATGTCCACGGGCAGCGAGGCGACAGTTGTGATGAAGCCAGAGATCATAGCAGACGCAAAGTGTAGCGGGAAACCACCGCCTATTGATGGAAGTAACATCTCTCTAGCCTGTGGTATGAAGACGCATTTATACAcgtaaataactataaatttcgattttataaattattgtttttatttcatacttccTTGTGCTTTTTTTTAATCTCCTTTAGGTTAGTTTAAGCCATTCTAATCCTCCTACCACCAATTTTCTgatcatacgaagctatttgagaacTCCCACTTCCCCACTTTCGCCCCctataacttttaaacggctcaaccgattttcatcaaaaaacttaattgaaatcactgcatccgttcgggagttatggtgccacaggcagacagacagacgcgtcaaacttataacactaCTCTTTTTGCGTTGGGGGTTAAAAAGAAACTGTTTTGATTGGTAATATCGcgcttttttattttgcttgtcTGGATATAGCAACAAGCCACTGAGAGCGAAacataaaaacaagaaatatatttgGCTTCGGGCTACCATTGTTGTTAAATCTCCGTAGGTAAGTTCCGACTCTAATggccggtttctgaggcacatttagcagtagtttatctattcaaactgacaTGTtcatatgagcttaaacgctgttaatataaggtcggggaaaaagtcttttcgcattaaggcgtgtatgaacttgtaataaaatctctttggctttaagaatcacaatTGGGCaggtacacggttcattaggtttctttcagcgagctcgtgaggtacccaaatatcgagctattgtgtagagaaaagattttatcgcaagttcatacatactataatgcgaaaagactttttccccgacctaataaaaagAAGAGATGTATAAATTTGGCTGCTAAAGGCCGCCATTGTTGTTAAATCTCTGTGGAGAAGTACCAACTCTATTGCCAGGTTTCTGAGGcacaattagcggtagtttatctattcaaactgtcatgtttatatgagtttaaacgctattgaatagataaactaccgctaaatgtacctcataaAACGGAGGTAAATGAAGTACCTGTGTGTAAGAGCCGAGTTGTGCTCCGTTGACCACGATAGCTCTGCTGACGGTGGCTCCTGTACCCCGCCACAACGCTCTCACGCCTTCTTCACGAATTATCCTGATAGCAAATCAAGGACAGGCactttaaaatatgttgttatttGCCCAAAATAGATTAGATTAGATAGATATTAGATTTAAAGCTAAATCTATTGTTGACTCCGTATAGAAGACTATTATACTAAGAGTATCAAGTGAAGAAAAGGCCGATTTATCCAAAAAAGGCAGCCTTAATCAACCCTAGAAACTAAAACTGTCAACTATGCGAGACGCAAAAGGCATCGTATaaatataaaccttattttttggcaggaaaatgcattaccgCGTGtcccagggaggaagcgggggtctgtcgggctctcccgccggctaggcgttcctgcttttaaatttgggcataccgactaaaaacctgacggtgttccttcaacagtcaccataaagtggccaggacgcggtacctccaattggatactcctcGTCTCATAAATATAAACGTACGTTAAAACTAGTAGGTACCTGCTAAGAGCATTGAACACATGTGTGTAGTTCCGTCTTTGTTCCGGAGGCAGCCGCCCGTCAGCCGTCATTCTGATGAGGGCCACCTCCGCGGGAGTACCGATGAACGCGCCGACACTTCCCGCGATCATGCCCAGCAAAATCTTCACTCCTAACTCTGGAGTACCGTATTTCCTGGACAAAATCATCTGGTAACAGTCTGTGTTGGTTAAAATAGAATGATTTTatgattcataaataatttatactagTGATCTGCAGAACAAAAGGACTATTAGGCCTTGTAACatgcttttaaaagtaaataaactaaaatactaGTACTACTAGTAATACTAGTACTACTAATACTAAACACCAGATCCATCACTGTTGatggatttaaaaaataagtctaTTGCGAGccgattttaaaatatgtagcattctgaattaggtatttttagaataaagttaaatgtcaaaatcaagttttgtttttttctgaaGTAATAAATTGCTAACTTACGCTTTATACACATCAAACAGAGCATTAAAACATCCCAATCGTCCAGTAGTATACGTCGCTTGTCGGAAGAGCCCGGCAGATAAGCCCTTGTACAAGCCCTTCACTCCTTCGTTCTTCACAATATTACTAGCGACCGTGGCCACACTCGTGTTCTTACCGGCGGGGCCTAACAACTGCATACGGGTTTTTAACAAGTCCATAGGCTGCACCACACATATGGCCATCATTCTGTGGAAAAGGCAAAGTTATTGGCCGCCTTTACGCCTTTACCTATACACACGTTTTTAGGAGCGTGCAGGGTTACGCCCAGCAAAGcagtcttcgctcgcgattttctacGCGGGCTTGACTGATGAGcacggcgcgtggtctttcctttccccttgcacgctctttcacgcgcgattgtttcATGCGctatagagtgtgtgtgtgtgtaaaggtggctattatatgaacaacaatattttagtttattttcataattcgTTTGGCCGAACCTCCAGAGTAATCAGTAAGTGTGGAATACTCGAAACTACTGTAAAAAATCTTACTTGATTGTTCACTACCTAATGTAGTCAAtttcttatctatacttactactactactggtccgatttgaaaaattatttcagtgttagattacttataataattaattaacaactcTACGAAGGAAACGATAATACTCtttgctaaataaatacttagttaCCCGCTAGCGCCACCTATGACAAAATTCATCCAAGCTggtatttcttttgttttctcTTCTGCCATTATTCTTTAAAACTAAGAATACTGtacaaaaattaacaaaacatcatccaaatatttatatttattgttaaatatttcaagTTCTATAAATTCACTGTAACATGACGGATTCGTTAAGGTATTTTTCAGAaagttttgatttataaatacaaaaaactgtaatttatttGACGGGTATGTGTTTTGTAAATTGTGTTAAGATATATTTTGacaatatgtttgtttatttatacacaattcGTGTGTTATCAGCCTGCAATGTTTTAACAAAGCTTCAAGGAGGCAAGTTATCAAATAACTATTTAGTAAATTGATTATTTCATTGATCACGTACCTCCTGAAGTCTGAAAGTATGAAAAAGAGCCTCGTTAACAACGATTCTTTGCCAGTCAGGCAACtattccaaaaaaatactgaaacacttctctattttgtaataaaagttattttcgtTTAGAAAATTCACTTAAATTGCAACTTTAACAGTACaaaagtttgtattaaaattacgtCAGACAAAATTAGTgttaatttcatacaatttcgATTTCATTTCGAGCATATACATGCATCAGACCAGGCACTAgagttacaaaaatacatatgtcAAGTCAGTTTGAAGTACAACGCGTTCAGTTGTTCAAGGAATATGAAACAGAGCACAGTGTGAGGACCGATCTTGAAGTATGTGGGCAGTAGACCACTCCACAACGCTAGGATACCCTCGTTCTTGATCACACTGGACAGTACTGCTAACTGACTTGTTCCTTTAGCTGCATTTTGGACTCTGGAAAGACATTGAGACATTAAGGTTGACTCTAGACCTGCAATAAGTTTGTACAATAAACTGAACATTGCCTTGAATCTAAGCCGTCAAAAAAAATTCACAATGTAATCCTAAGCTAGTCTTACATTTTATCCTGAGGATGGTCTAAGACTGATACAAAATCgtgcaaattaaataatgaaataatgattAATCAGTCTTGCAGTAGTGGATTCGGGTGGTAAGGAGAACAAActgaaaatcataattttcacgCGAAACGTGTAACCTCATTTCTCCAAAAAGACTGGATTTACTAGCCTCTTTCAATAATGCTTACCTTGTTTTGACAATGTCCACTGGTAGCGAAGAAACGGAAGTGATGAAGCCGGAGATCATGGCGGCTACGAAATGTAACGGGAGTCCACCCCCCATTGACGGTAGCAGCATCTCACGAGCCTATGGAGGAAGTTACATTGATGAGGGCTTAACactaagtttgtaaggattgtaagGATGGATGCATGATACTCATTAAAGTACTACTCTGGGATTTCGCAATGTAATGCAATTTAGCACACATATAGATGTTTTCAAACGGGATGCGGATGAAGCCGCGGTAGAAGCTATTCAAGCTATTAATCTTTAAGTAGTAGTGGAAACTG
This genomic window contains:
- the LOC142979524 gene encoding mitochondrial 2-oxoglutarate/malate carrier protein-like; the encoded protein is MAEEKTKEIPAWMNFVIGGASGMMAICVVQPMDLLKTRMQLLGPAGKNTSVATVASNIVKNEGVKGLYKGLSAGLFRQATYTTGRLGCFNALFDVYKAKYGTPELGVKILLGMIAGSVGAFIGTPAEVALIRMTADGRLPPEQRRNYTHVFNALSRIIREEGVRALWRGTGATVSRAIVVNGAQLGSYTQAREMLLPSIGGGFPLHFASAMISGFITTVASLPVDIVKTRVQNAAKGTSQLAVLNNVIRNEGILALWSGLLPTYLKIGPHTVLCFVFLEQLNALYFRLAY